A genomic window from Variovorax paradoxus includes:
- a CDS encoding C13 family peptidase, translating into MPWLTPEELRKALDEAGIRHRVVAVSACYSGGWIEPLANENTLVMTAADATHTSYGCGRLSELTFFGRAMFNEELRKTRSFETAFAAAVPLIKQREIEAGKEDGFSNPQISVGEKIRPVLDQLAQRLDAASK; encoded by the coding sequence GTGCCCTGGCTCACGCCGGAAGAACTGCGCAAGGCTCTCGATGAAGCCGGCATTCGCCACCGGGTGGTGGCAGTGTCGGCTTGCTATTCAGGGGGTTGGATCGAACCGCTGGCCAACGAAAACACGCTGGTGATGACCGCCGCCGACGCCACCCACACCTCGTACGGATGCGGCCGGCTGTCTGAATTGACCTTCTTCGGCCGCGCGATGTTCAACGAGGAACTGCGCAAGACCCGCTCCTTCGAAACCGCCTTCGCGGCGGCCGTGCCGCTGATCAAGCAGCGCGAGATCGAGGCCGGCAAGGAAGACGGCTTCTCGAACCCTCAGATCAGCGTGGGCGAAAAGATCCGCCCGGTGCTCGACCAGCTTGCGCAGCGGCTGGACGCCGCCTCGAAGTAG
- a CDS encoding acyl-CoA dehydrogenase: protein MPLATLIGRWAMQPFSKALPPLGDTERAALEAGTVGFEGQLFAGRPDFDALAAMGPNQLTEREQAFLHNEVRELCHMLDDHAIDQAHDLPPEVWRYLREKRFFGMIIPEEFGGLGFGHHAHATVVARIATVNVATAVTVMVPNSLGPAELLLRYGTDAQKGHYLPRLADGRELPCFGLTSPYAGSDAASIPDRGVVVEREFNGKPTRGFLVDFDKRYITLAPVATVVGLAFHAIDESRPEAERELGITCALIPVPHEGMEIGRRHRPMDSAFMNGPIHGRQVFVPMDWIIGGERQVGQGWRMLMECLAAGRAISLPALGSAMQQTALYVSNGYGQIREQFGMPVGKFHAVAGLVAQMSAELYATDAARRFTAAALDKGERPSVASAILKVQLTEAGRRAVNHGMDILGGKGIISGPSNLLGVSYRQAPIAITVEGANILTRALIVFGQGAVRCHPHVLDEMAAVQAKDEAALGKALMAHGRHVALNLWHSLFGAPVLGTPPDDLMHEARLLTRMSAKYALTADLAMGMLGGKLKRMELLSARLGDVLAHLYLASSCIWRYRVDAAPELLPFARAAIRLQIDEAGRILRDLYANLPTAGRRVIGALVLRRTAHLAPLRDVQLLELADLLRKNPRIVERLAPDLSEPAAGGLRDLMYAMELGAQLGDATAALNKALRRTNSLEEAARSAPDPELALAYLKAADKVIQVDDFEGPPRDADGRADLSPPVAAAQPVPSAPQPSAHLPERTTPPRVPAM, encoded by the coding sequence ATGCCTCTGGCGACACTGATCGGCCGATGGGCCATGCAGCCATTCTCGAAGGCGCTGCCACCCCTGGGCGACACCGAGCGCGCCGCGCTCGAGGCGGGCACCGTCGGCTTCGAGGGCCAGCTCTTCGCAGGCCGCCCGGACTTCGATGCACTGGCGGCCATGGGCCCTAACCAACTCACCGAACGCGAGCAGGCCTTTCTCCACAACGAAGTGCGCGAGCTGTGCCACATGCTCGACGACCACGCCATCGACCAGGCGCACGACCTGCCGCCCGAGGTGTGGCGCTACCTGCGCGAGAAGCGCTTCTTCGGAATGATCATTCCCGAGGAATTCGGTGGCCTCGGCTTCGGTCACCATGCACACGCCACGGTGGTGGCGCGCATCGCCACCGTCAACGTGGCCACAGCCGTCACGGTGATGGTGCCCAACTCGCTCGGCCCGGCCGAACTGCTGCTGCGCTATGGCACCGATGCGCAGAAAGGCCACTACCTGCCGCGCCTTGCAGACGGCCGCGAGCTACCGTGCTTCGGCCTGACATCGCCGTATGCGGGCTCGGACGCGGCATCGATTCCCGACCGTGGTGTGGTGGTCGAGCGCGAGTTCAACGGCAAGCCGACGCGCGGCTTCCTTGTCGATTTCGACAAGCGCTACATCACGCTCGCGCCGGTCGCCACCGTGGTCGGGCTGGCCTTCCACGCCATCGACGAAAGCAGGCCTGAAGCCGAGCGCGAACTCGGCATTACCTGCGCGCTGATTCCCGTGCCGCACGAGGGCATGGAGATCGGCCGTCGCCATCGCCCGATGGACAGCGCCTTCATGAACGGTCCGATCCACGGCCGGCAGGTGTTCGTGCCGATGGACTGGATCATCGGCGGCGAGAGGCAGGTCGGGCAGGGCTGGCGCATGCTGATGGAATGCCTGGCCGCGGGCCGCGCAATCTCGCTGCCCGCGCTGGGCTCGGCGATGCAGCAGACCGCGCTCTACGTGAGCAATGGCTACGGCCAGATTCGCGAGCAGTTCGGCATGCCGGTCGGCAAGTTCCATGCGGTCGCGGGGCTGGTGGCGCAGATGTCGGCCGAGTTGTATGCGACCGATGCGGCGCGGCGCTTCACGGCCGCCGCGCTCGACAAGGGCGAGCGGCCCAGCGTGGCGAGTGCCATCCTCAAGGTGCAGCTGACCGAAGCCGGGCGCCGCGCGGTCAACCACGGCATGGACATCCTCGGCGGCAAGGGCATCATCTCCGGCCCCTCGAACCTGCTCGGCGTGTCCTACCGGCAGGCGCCGATCGCGATCACGGTGGAGGGCGCGAACATCCTCACGCGTGCGCTCATCGTGTTCGGGCAGGGCGCGGTGCGATGCCATCCGCATGTGCTCGACGAAATGGCGGCCGTGCAGGCGAAGGACGAGGCCGCGCTCGGCAAGGCGCTGATGGCGCACGGCAGGCACGTGGCGTTGAACCTGTGGCACAGCCTCTTCGGCGCACCGGTGCTCGGCACGCCGCCCGATGACCTGATGCACGAAGCACGGCTCCTCACGCGCATGAGCGCCAAGTACGCGCTCACGGCCGATCTCGCGATGGGCATGCTCGGCGGCAAGCTCAAGCGCATGGAGCTGCTGTCGGCGCGCCTGGGCGATGTGCTCGCGCACCTGTACCTGGCCAGTTCGTGCATCTGGCGCTACCGCGTCGATGCGGCGCCCGAGCTGTTGCCCTTCGCGCGGGCTGCGATCCGCCTGCAGATCGACGAGGCCGGCAGGATCCTGCGCGATCTCTACGCGAACCTGCCGACGGCGGGCCGGCGCGTGATCGGTGCGCTGGTGCTGCGCCGCACCGCGCACCTGGCACCGCTGCGCGACGTGCAACTGCTCGAACTGGCCGACCTGCTGCGCAAGAACCCGCGCATCGTCGAACGCCTGGCGCCCGACCTGAGCGAGCCCGCCGCGGGCGGCCTGCGCGACCTGATGTATGCGATGGAATTGGGCGCACAGCTAGGCGACGCCACGGCCGCGCTCAACAAGGCGCTGCGCCGCACGAACTCGCTCGAAGAGGCGGCCCGCTCGGCGCCCGACCCCGAACTGGCGCTCGCTTATCTGAAGGCGGCCGACAAGGTCATCCAGGTGGACGACTTCGAAGGCCCGCCGCGCGATGCAGACGGCAGGGCCGACCTCAGCCCGCCTGTTGCTGCTGCGCAGCCAGTGCCATCAGCGCCGCAGCCGTCTGCTCATCTGCCGGAAAGAACGACTCCACCGCGAGTTCCTGCAATGTGA
- a CDS encoding FeoA family protein: protein MRTNDFGAAPTTAVALRLDQLPNNQWATVLDVARPDNADDRELVLRLTEIGFVPGEAVRIVASGIPGREPLAVRLGHTTFALRRHEAALIHVTPGATNHG from the coding sequence GTGCGAACCAACGATTTCGGCGCAGCGCCGACCACCGCCGTCGCCCTGCGCCTCGACCAGCTTCCGAACAATCAATGGGCCACCGTGCTTGACGTGGCGCGCCCCGACAACGCCGACGACCGGGAACTCGTCCTGCGCCTGACCGAAATCGGCTTCGTGCCGGGCGAGGCCGTGCGCATCGTCGCCAGCGGCATTCCGGGCCGCGAGCCGCTGGCGGTGCGCCTCGGCCACACCACCTTCGCGCTGCGCCGCCACGAGGCCGCGCTGATCCACGTCACGCCGGGAGCCACAAACCATGGTTGA
- a CDS encoding DUF2827 domain-containing protein produces MMPAKLKVGVSIFIRKGEQSLWENGVYQNCLFLVMLLLRSPRVESAVLVAGGGDGGPADATNFLADSPVPIIDMPTAAQELDLMIEMSAQLAMPWSVAFRERGGKVVSMRVGNDYVIDIERMIFNKPHGLLISGAPYDEVWTIPEYEVSCKPYFESTFRAPVRLMPHLWSPMVLERAMTRAPADSPAFAYKPGRKRWRVAIFEPNICMVKTSFIPMLGCEAAHRAQPRLIEKMWVYNSFHLKDKPLFIGFAQSLDIVQHGLATFEGRFPVYQVMPGKIDAVFAHHWENAQNYLYYEALYGGYPLVHNSHLIGDCGYRYHGFDCEEGGRALQRAFAEHDANLPAYRERARRFIATLDPEGEDNVRAYTAAIENLYA; encoded by the coding sequence ATGATGCCGGCCAAGCTGAAGGTCGGCGTTTCCATCTTCATCCGCAAGGGCGAGCAGAGCCTGTGGGAGAACGGCGTTTACCAGAACTGCCTGTTCCTCGTGATGCTGCTGCTGCGCTCGCCGCGCGTGGAAAGCGCCGTGCTGGTTGCCGGCGGTGGCGACGGCGGCCCGGCTGACGCCACCAACTTCCTCGCCGATTCGCCGGTGCCCATCATCGACATGCCCACGGCAGCTCAGGAGCTCGACCTCATGATCGAGATGAGCGCCCAACTGGCCATGCCGTGGTCCGTGGCGTTTCGCGAGCGTGGCGGCAAGGTCGTCTCGATGCGCGTGGGCAACGACTACGTGATCGACATCGAGCGCATGATTTTCAACAAGCCGCACGGCCTGCTGATTTCGGGCGCGCCCTACGACGAGGTCTGGACGATTCCCGAGTATGAGGTGTCGTGCAAGCCTTACTTCGAGAGCACCTTCCGCGCGCCGGTGCGGCTCATGCCGCATCTCTGGAGCCCGATGGTTCTCGAACGCGCCATGACCCGCGCGCCGGCGGACAGCCCGGCCTTTGCCTACAAGCCCGGCCGCAAGCGGTGGCGCGTGGCCATCTTCGAGCCCAACATCTGCATGGTGAAGACCAGCTTCATCCCCATGCTCGGCTGCGAGGCGGCGCACCGCGCGCAGCCGCGGCTGATCGAGAAGATGTGGGTCTACAACAGCTTTCACCTGAAGGACAAGCCGCTGTTCATCGGCTTCGCACAGAGCCTGGACATCGTGCAGCACGGGCTGGCCACCTTCGAGGGGCGCTTTCCGGTGTACCAGGTGATGCCCGGCAAGATCGACGCCGTGTTCGCTCACCACTGGGAGAACGCGCAGAACTACCTCTACTACGAGGCGCTGTACGGCGGCTACCCGCTCGTCCACAACTCGCACCTCATCGGCGACTGCGGCTACCGCTACCACGGCTTCGACTGCGAGGAGGGTGGCCGCGCACTGCAGCGCGCCTTTGCCGAGCACGACGCCAACCTGCCGGCCTACCGCGAGCGCGCGCGCCGCTTCATCGCCACGCTCGACCCCGAGGGCGAGGACAACGTGCGCGCCTACACCGCCGCCATCGAAAACCTTTACGCATGA
- a CDS encoding metallophosphoesterase family protein: MLRIGLISDTHGLLRPEAIAFLKGSDFIVHGGDIGNVGILEALAAIAPLTVVRGNNDREPWADAIAETELAKFGGVHLYAIHDLAQLDIDPPAAGVRVVVSGHSHKPKVEERDGVLYVNPGSAGPRRFKLPISVAELVIDGASVTARVVSIDPQGGLPSTGGGT; this comes from the coding sequence ATGCTTCGCATCGGTCTGATCTCCGACACGCACGGGCTCCTGCGGCCCGAGGCCATCGCCTTCCTGAAGGGCAGCGACTTCATCGTGCACGGCGGCGACATCGGCAACGTCGGCATCCTCGAAGCGCTCGCGGCCATCGCGCCGCTGACGGTCGTGCGCGGCAATAACGACCGTGAGCCGTGGGCAGATGCCATCGCGGAAACCGAGCTTGCGAAGTTCGGCGGCGTGCACCTCTATGCCATTCACGATCTTGCGCAGCTCGACATCGACCCGCCCGCGGCCGGCGTGCGCGTGGTCGTCTCGGGTCATTCGCACAAGCCGAAAGTCGAAGAGCGCGATGGTGTGCTCTACGTCAATCCAGGCAGCGCGGGCCCGCGACGGTTCAAGCTGCCGATTTCCGTCGCCGAACTCGTTATCGACGGTGCTTCAGTGACTGCGCGCGTCGTCTCGATCGACCCGCAGGGTGGTCTTCCCTCTACCGGGGGAGGCACCTAA
- the feoB gene encoding ferrous iron transporter B has product MVEAVIQGPGRLAATAQPGRIALLGNPNCGKTALFNLLTGSRQKVANYAGVTVERKEGTLRTPSGRRVFVLDLPGAYSLNALSADEAVTRDIVTGQSKEALPDLLVCVTDATNLRLNLRLVIEAKRLGLPMVVALNMTDMAKKQGIVVDTAVLSRELGVPVIETVGVHTGGAQDLLAALDTPVAAAAPQPWQAPGLDDVLATQREVRRILGLTVKEPVGSLATSDRIDRVVLHPVWGMLVLAVTMFLMFQAVFSWANVPMDAIKAGTEGLGNLLKTAMPEGMLQSLLVDGVIAGVGGVIVFLPQILILFLFILALEDSGYLPRAAFLLDRVMGTVGLSGRSFIPLLSSFACAIPGVMATRTISNWRDRITTIMIAPLMTCSARLPVYALLIAAFIPARTVGGVFNLQGVVLFALYVFGIVSAMAVAWVMKRFRDNTQHSPLLMELPAYRWPNPRNLALGLYERAWIFIQRVGTIILTLTILLWFLSTFPSPPEGATGPAIQYSLAGMIGRGLEHIFAPIGFNWQISIALVPGMAAREVAVGALGTVYALSATGDDVAGQLEPLIAGSWSLATALSLLVWYVFAPQCISTLAAVKRETGSWKYVWIMAGYLFALAYAACFITYRVAVALGAG; this is encoded by the coding sequence ATGGTTGAAGCCGTCATCCAGGGCCCGGGCCGCCTCGCAGCCACCGCGCAGCCGGGCCGCATCGCCCTGCTGGGCAACCCCAACTGCGGCAAGACCGCGCTGTTCAACCTGCTCACCGGCAGCCGCCAGAAGGTGGCCAACTACGCCGGCGTGACCGTCGAGCGCAAGGAGGGCACGTTGCGTACGCCGTCAGGCCGCCGCGTGTTCGTGCTCGACCTGCCGGGCGCCTACAGCCTGAACGCGCTGAGCGCCGACGAGGCCGTCACCCGCGACATCGTCACCGGCCAGAGCAAGGAAGCCTTGCCCGACCTGCTGGTGTGCGTTACCGACGCCACCAACCTGCGCCTGAACCTGCGGCTTGTGATCGAAGCCAAGCGGCTTGGCCTGCCGATGGTGGTGGCGCTGAACATGACCGACATGGCGAAGAAGCAGGGCATCGTGGTCGACACGGCCGTGCTCTCGCGCGAGCTGGGCGTGCCGGTCATCGAGACCGTCGGCGTGCACACCGGCGGCGCGCAAGACCTGCTCGCAGCGCTCGACACGCCCGTGGCCGCCGCCGCACCGCAGCCCTGGCAGGCGCCGGGCCTGGACGACGTGCTGGCCACGCAGCGCGAGGTGCGCCGCATCCTCGGTCTCACGGTGAAGGAGCCGGTCGGTAGCCTGGCCACCAGCGACCGCATCGACCGCGTGGTGCTGCACCCCGTGTGGGGCATGCTGGTGCTCGCCGTCACCATGTTCCTGATGTTCCAGGCCGTGTTCAGCTGGGCCAATGTGCCGATGGACGCCATCAAGGCCGGCACCGAGGGGCTCGGCAACCTGCTCAAGACGGCCATGCCCGAGGGCATGCTGCAGAGCCTGCTGGTCGATGGCGTGATCGCAGGCGTGGGCGGCGTGATCGTCTTCCTGCCGCAGATCCTGATTCTTTTCTTGTTCATCCTCGCGCTCGAAGACTCGGGCTACCTGCCGCGCGCGGCCTTCCTGCTCGACCGCGTGATGGGCACCGTGGGCCTGTCCGGCCGCTCGTTCATTCCGCTGCTGTCGAGCTTTGCCTGCGCCATTCCGGGCGTGATGGCCACGCGCACCATCAGCAATTGGCGCGACCGCATCACGACCATCATGATCGCGCCGCTCATGACCTGTTCGGCGCGGCTGCCGGTGTATGCGCTGCTCATCGCGGCCTTCATTCCGGCGCGCACCGTGGGCGGCGTGTTCAACCTGCAGGGCGTGGTGCTGTTCGCGCTGTACGTGTTCGGCATCGTCTCGGCGATGGCCGTGGCCTGGGTGATGAAGCGCTTCCGCGACAACACGCAGCATTCGCCGCTGCTGATGGAGCTGCCCGCCTACCGCTGGCCCAACCCGCGCAACCTGGCGCTGGGCCTGTACGAGCGTGCGTGGATCTTCATCCAGCGCGTGGGCACGATCATCCTGACGCTGACGATCCTGCTGTGGTTCCTGTCGACCTTTCCGTCGCCGCCAGAAGGCGCGACCGGCCCGGCCATCCAGTACAGCCTGGCCGGCATGATCGGCCGAGGGCTGGAGCACATCTTCGCGCCCATCGGCTTCAACTGGCAGATCTCGATCGCGCTGGTGCCCGGCATGGCGGCGCGCGAAGTGGCCGTGGGTGCGCTCGGCACGGTGTACGCGCTGTCGGCCACGGGCGACGACGTGGCAGGCCAGCTGGAGCCGCTCATCGCCGGCAGCTGGTCGCTGGCTACCGCGCTGTCGCTGCTGGTCTGGTACGTGTTCGCGCCGCAGTGCATCTCGACGCTGGCCGCGGTGAAGCGCGAAACCGGTTCATGGAAGTACGTCTGGATCATGGCCGGCTACCTCTTCGCGCTGGCCTACGCCGCTTGTTTCATCACCTATCGCGTTGCGGTGGCACTCGGAGCGGGTTAA
- a CDS encoding DUF6587 family protein, with protein sequence MAQQLIVGLIVAAAAFYAVWRWMPAGWRRGAAQKLAAGTHRAGWVDEERARELAASLAKTSGCGSCDSCGSCAPKTPLKQPEADQATASPSMHGR encoded by the coding sequence ATGGCACAGCAACTGATCGTCGGATTGATCGTCGCGGCCGCCGCGTTCTACGCGGTCTGGCGCTGGATGCCCGCAGGCTGGCGGCGTGGCGCGGCGCAAAAGCTCGCGGCCGGCACGCATCGCGCGGGCTGGGTCGACGAAGAACGCGCCAGGGAACTGGCTGCATCGCTCGCCAAGACCTCGGGCTGCGGCTCGTGCGACAGCTGCGGCAGCTGCGCTCCCAAGACCCCCCTCAAACAACCGGAAGCCGACCAGGCCACCGCCAGCCCGTCCATGCACGGCCGCTGA
- a CDS encoding aconitate hydratase — MAKAPAHAFASTLKTFKTPSGKSGKYWSLKELAKQYPTIDRLPVSIRIVLESVLRNCDGQKVSAKHVEELAHWAPNAERVDEIPFVVTRVVLQDFTGVPLLADLAAMRSVAAKLGKSPKTIEPLVPVDLVVDHSVMVDYYGTAKALDLNMKLEFQRNNERYQFMKWGMQAFDTFRVVPPGFGIVHQVNLEYFARGVYKSPSDKGDKPTYYPDSLVGTDSHTTMINGIGVVGWGVGGIEAEAAMLGQPVYMLTPDVVGFELTGKLREGVTATDLVLYVTAILRAEKVVGKFVEFFGPGAASIAVPDRATIGNMAPEYGATMGFFPVDDMTVAYFEGTGRTKEEVERFAAYYKAQGLYGMPNPGDIDYTKIVKLDLGTVSPSLAGPKRPQDRIDLGHLSTKFSELYSKPNDANGFNQPADKLKLRYPLVAAGKAGDEEAAPPPAGAPLDVVEMVANRSTNAAAHVSATAPSAPKGEVTIGNGDVLIAAITSCTNTSNPSVMLAAGLLAKKAVEAGLTVKPHIKTSLAPGSRIVTEYLEKAGLLPYLEKLGFYLAGYGCTTCIGNAGDLTPEINEAITKNDLIGAAVLSGNRNFEARIHPNLKANFLASPPLVVAFAIAGNVMTDLMTEPVGKGKKGKDVYLGDIWPTPKEIDDNLRYAMNAKSFRENYEKVKTDPGKFWSSIKGTNGQVYDWPKSTYIAEPPFFEGFKMKPHASDAGFKGARVMALFGDSITTDHISPAGSIKESSPAGIWLKAHGVPKADFNSYGSRRGNHDVMMRGTFANVRIKNLMIPPDANGTQEEGGVTLFQPGNQKMFIYDAAMKYMEQGVPTVVFGGEEYGTGSSRDWAAKGTQLLGIKAVVARSFERIHRANLVGMGVLPLQFRGADSWQTLGLTGDEQIDVVIGSELKPQMDVKLVVHRPDGTHQEVTVRLRIDTPIEVDYYKHGGILPFVLRQLLE; from the coding sequence ATGGCCAAAGCCCCGGCGCATGCCTTTGCGTCCACCCTCAAGACCTTCAAGACCCCGTCTGGCAAGTCCGGCAAATACTGGTCCCTGAAGGAGCTGGCCAAGCAATACCCCACCATCGACCGCCTGCCCGTCTCCATCCGCATCGTGCTCGAATCGGTGCTGCGCAATTGCGATGGGCAGAAAGTCTCGGCCAAGCACGTCGAAGAGCTGGCCCACTGGGCGCCGAACGCCGAGCGCGTAGACGAAATTCCCTTCGTCGTTACCCGCGTGGTGCTGCAGGACTTCACCGGGGTGCCGCTGCTGGCCGACCTGGCCGCCATGCGCAGCGTGGCCGCCAAGCTGGGCAAGTCGCCCAAGACCATCGAGCCGCTGGTGCCCGTCGACCTGGTGGTCGACCACTCGGTGATGGTCGACTACTACGGCACGGCCAAGGCGCTCGACCTGAACATGAAGCTGGAATTCCAGCGCAACAACGAGCGCTACCAGTTCATGAAATGGGGCATGCAGGCCTTCGACACCTTCCGTGTCGTGCCGCCGGGCTTCGGTATCGTGCACCAGGTCAACCTCGAATACTTTGCGCGCGGCGTCTACAAGAGCCCGAGCGACAAGGGTGACAAACCAACGTACTACCCCGACTCCCTGGTCGGCACCGACAGCCACACCACCATGATCAATGGCATCGGCGTGGTCGGCTGGGGCGTTGGCGGCATCGAGGCCGAGGCGGCCATGCTGGGCCAGCCGGTCTACATGCTCACGCCCGACGTGGTGGGCTTTGAGCTCACCGGCAAGCTGCGCGAAGGCGTCACGGCAACCGACCTGGTGCTGTACGTCACCGCCATCCTGCGGGCCGAGAAGGTGGTCGGCAAGTTCGTCGAGTTCTTCGGCCCCGGCGCCGCGTCCATCGCCGTGCCCGACCGCGCGACCATCGGCAACATGGCGCCCGAATACGGCGCGACCATGGGCTTCTTCCCGGTCGACGACATGACCGTGGCGTATTTCGAAGGCACCGGCCGCACCAAGGAAGAAGTCGAGCGCTTCGCCGCCTACTACAAGGCGCAGGGTCTCTACGGCATGCCCAACCCGGGCGACATCGACTACACGAAGATCGTCAAGCTCGACCTGGGCACCGTCTCGCCCAGCCTGGCCGGCCCGAAGCGCCCGCAGGACCGCATCGACCTTGGCCACCTCTCCACCAAGTTCTCTGAGCTCTACAGCAAGCCCAACGACGCCAACGGCTTCAACCAGCCGGCTGACAAGCTCAAGCTGCGCTATCCGCTGGTCGCGGCCGGCAAGGCCGGTGACGAAGAAGCCGCCCCGCCGCCAGCAGGCGCGCCGCTCGACGTGGTCGAGATGGTGGCGAACCGCTCGACCAACGCCGCCGCGCACGTGAGCGCCACGGCGCCCTCGGCACCCAAGGGCGAAGTCACCATCGGCAACGGCGACGTGCTGATTGCTGCCATCACCTCGTGCACCAACACCTCGAACCCGAGCGTGATGCTGGCTGCCGGCCTGCTGGCCAAGAAGGCAGTGGAGGCGGGCCTCACGGTCAAGCCGCACATCAAGACCTCGCTGGCTCCCGGCTCGCGCATCGTGACCGAATACCTCGAGAAGGCCGGCCTGCTGCCGTACCTCGAAAAGCTCGGCTTCTACCTCGCGGGCTACGGCTGCACCACCTGCATCGGCAATGCCGGCGACCTCACGCCCGAGATCAACGAAGCGATCACCAAGAACGACCTGATCGGCGCGGCCGTGCTGTCGGGCAACCGCAACTTCGAGGCGCGCATCCACCCGAACCTGAAGGCCAACTTCCTGGCCTCGCCGCCGCTGGTGGTTGCCTTTGCCATTGCCGGCAACGTGATGACCGACCTGATGACCGAGCCCGTGGGCAAGGGCAAGAAGGGCAAGGACGTGTACCTCGGCGACATCTGGCCCACGCCGAAGGAAATCGACGACAACCTGCGCTACGCGATGAACGCCAAGTCGTTCCGCGAGAACTACGAAAAGGTCAAGACCGACCCGGGCAAGTTCTGGAGCAGCATCAAGGGCACCAACGGTCAGGTGTACGACTGGCCGAAGTCGACCTACATCGCCGAGCCGCCGTTCTTCGAGGGGTTCAAGATGAAGCCGCATGCGTCGGACGCGGGCTTCAAGGGCGCGCGCGTGATGGCGCTGTTCGGCGACTCGATCACCACCGACCACATCTCGCCTGCAGGCTCCATCAAGGAAAGCTCGCCCGCGGGCATCTGGCTCAAGGCGCACGGCGTGCCCAAGGCCGACTTCAACAGCTATGGCTCGCGCCGCGGCAACCACGACGTGATGATGCGCGGCACCTTTGCCAACGTGCGCATCAAGAACCTGATGATTCCGCCGGATGCCAACGGCACGCAGGAAGAGGGCGGCGTCACGCTGTTCCAGCCGGGCAACCAGAAGATGTTCATCTACGACGCCGCCATGAAGTACATGGAGCAGGGCGTGCCCACGGTGGTGTTCGGCGGCGAAGAGTACGGCACCGGCTCCTCGCGCGACTGGGCCGCCAAGGGCACGCAGTTGCTGGGCATCAAGGCCGTGGTGGCGCGCAGCTTCGAGCGTATCCACCGCGCCAACCTGGTCGGCATGGGCGTGCTGCCGCTGCAGTTCCGCGGCGCCGATTCATGGCAGACGCTGGGCCTCACGGGCGACGAGCAGATCGACGTGGTGATCGGCAGCGAGCTGAAGCCGCAGATGGACGTGAAGCTGGTCGTGCACCGCCCCGACGGCACGCACCAGGAGGTGACGGTGCGCCTGCGCATCGACACGCCTATCGAGGTCGACTACTACAAGCACGGCGGCATCCTGCCCTTCGTGCTGCGACAGCTGCTGGAATAA
- a CDS encoding helix-turn-helix domain-containing protein: MNTTHSHPTKASQPGARDPFGAHLRHWRTHRRLSQLDLAQEAEVSTRHLSYVETGRAAPSREMVLRLADRLEVPLRERNALLVAAGFAPMYRQRSLDDPAMASARRAIDLVLKGHEPFPALAVDRHWNLVAHNALVPLLMEGASPELLKPPINVLRLSLHPDGVAPRIANLAQWRTHLLERLQQQIAATGDVVLQELHDELAVYPPPAVSHDAPIIDTALSAVAVPFQVVMPSGVLSFISTITIFGTPVDVTLQELAVESFFPADEQTAAALMALAAQQQQAG, from the coding sequence ATGAACACCACCCACTCCCACCCGACCAAGGCCAGCCAGCCCGGCGCGCGCGATCCGTTCGGCGCCCACCTGCGGCACTGGCGCACCCACCGCCGCCTGAGCCAGCTCGACCTGGCGCAGGAGGCCGAGGTCTCGACCCGCCACCTGAGCTACGTGGAAACCGGCCGCGCCGCGCCCAGCCGAGAGATGGTGCTGCGCCTGGCCGATCGGCTCGAGGTGCCGCTGCGCGAGCGCAACGCGCTGCTGGTGGCCGCCGGCTTTGCTCCGATGTACCGCCAGCGCTCGCTCGACGACCCGGCAATGGCCTCCGCGCGCCGCGCCATCGACCTGGTGCTGAAGGGCCACGAGCCCTTCCCCGCGCTGGCCGTGGACCGCCACTGGAACCTGGTGGCGCACAACGCGCTGGTGCCGCTGCTGATGGAAGGCGCCTCGCCCGAGCTGCTGAAGCCGCCCATCAACGTGCTGCGCCTGAGCCTGCACCCCGACGGCGTGGCGCCGCGCATCGCCAATCTCGCGCAGTGGCGCACTCATCTGCTCGAACGACTGCAACAGCAGATCGCCGCCACCGGCGACGTGGTGCTGCAAGAGCTGCACGACGAACTCGCGGTCTATCCCCCGCCCGCGGTGAGCCATGACGCACCCATCATCGACACCGCGCTGTCGGCGGTGGCCGTGCCCTTTCAGGTGGTCATGCCCAGCGGCGTGCTGAGCTTCATCAGCACCATCACGATCTTCGGCACGCCGGTCGACGTCACATTGCAGGAACTCGCGGTGGAGTCGTTCTTTCCGGCAGATGAGCAGACGGCTGCGGCGCTGATGGCACTGGCTGCGCAGCAGCAACAGGCGGGCTGA